One stretch of Methylococcus capsulatus DNA includes these proteins:
- a CDS encoding helix-turn-helix domain-containing protein, with protein MTVRNLAEYLNVTEKTIYRLVQRGEIPGFKVAGAWRFQRADIDVWIDDQKRASVSQKR; from the coding sequence ATGACAGTGCGGAATCTCGCTGAGTATCTCAACGTAACCGAGAAGACTATCTACCGGCTCGTACAACGCGGAGAGATTCCTGGGTTCAAGGTTGCAGGGGCTTGGAGGTTTCAGCGTGCGGACATTGACGTCTGGATAGACGACCAGAAACGCGCGTCGGTATCGCAGAAGCGGTAG
- a CDS encoding vWA domain-containing protein yields the protein MPYIAEISRSNPTAFLFLVDQSGSMDDKMSSGRSKAQQVADVLNRTLATLITRCTKSEGTRNYFDIGVIGYGANGAYNGFQGALGSSVLHPISAIEASPLRIEERQKKMDDGAGGVVEQSIKFPVWFEPHASGGTPMCQAITKAAEELVAWCDSHPNSYPPTVLHITDGESTDGDPEELATQIRQIQTGDGPVLMFNLHVSTSGANPVEFPAAETGLPDAYAKLLFRMSSPLPDHLIRFAQEKGFKVSMESRGFMFNADAVQIVDFFDIGTRASQLR from the coding sequence ATGCCGTACATTGCAGAAATCAGCCGCAGCAATCCAACAGCGTTTCTGTTTCTGGTCGACCAGTCTGGATCGATGGACGACAAAATGTCGTCGGGCCGATCGAAGGCACAACAAGTTGCGGACGTGTTGAACCGAACCCTGGCCACTCTCATCACCCGCTGCACCAAGTCGGAAGGAACCCGGAATTACTTCGACATCGGTGTGATCGGCTATGGTGCGAACGGGGCGTATAACGGGTTCCAGGGCGCACTAGGATCGTCCGTTCTTCATCCTATCTCTGCCATCGAAGCATCTCCGCTGCGGATCGAAGAACGTCAGAAGAAGATGGATGATGGCGCGGGCGGCGTCGTCGAACAATCTATCAAATTCCCGGTTTGGTTTGAACCCCATGCGAGTGGCGGTACGCCGATGTGCCAAGCGATTACAAAGGCTGCAGAGGAACTTGTCGCTTGGTGCGATTCCCATCCGAACAGCTATCCGCCCACCGTTCTTCATATCACAGACGGCGAGTCAACCGATGGCGACCCGGAGGAACTTGCAACACAGATCCGCCAGATCCAGACTGGCGACGGGCCCGTGCTCATGTTTAATCTGCACGTCAGTACCTCTGGCGCGAACCCCGTTGAATTTCCTGCTGCTGAGACGGGACTGCCGGATGCATACGCGAAACTTCTCTTTCGTATGTCGAGTCCCCTGCCAGATCACCTGATTCGGTTCGCCCAAGAAAAGGGATTCAAAGTGAGCATGGAGTCGCGAGGTTTCATGTTCAACGCTGACGCCGTACAGATTGTGGACTTCTTTGACATTGGCACGCGTGCCTCGCAATTGCGATAG
- a CDS encoding protein kinase family protein translates to MTYPTLEQYNEAFQHPQLALADPDLKKGAIATTGLGLPLALCGGFALTYTVTTGGAKYAVRCFHKQSNALEKRYSAISNRLKSLRSPYFLDFEFQPQGVRVNGKTFPVVKMAWASGDTLGEFLEARYRSKSDLQQLISSLRALATYLEGQNIAHGDIQPGNVMVSNGGRSIQLIDYDGMFVDDLRSLGSAELGHRNFQHPRRTGSSWGPRLDRFSFIALNLALRVLDAHPDLWTKTQSDGDAILFKANDFADPSRSAIFSDLFGRPQFAEDAKNFAAICQASFDKIPTLEDFLGRKNIPQVVISVSPTAPVAPAQYMSAFPVLNATNYALCLRHVGDRVELIGRIVEVKQDKTRHGKPYVFINFGPWQGEIVKISIWSEGLRALTQRPDQGWIGKWVSVVGLMEPPYRSRKYKYSHLAISITQANQLHLITESEARFRLSGTSTRSVGSTSRSSNKEILDEIRGTTRTPSRATVPGRAPTTANQAVLQAMKGSQPAPAPRTHGRSPAYTHSSASGKSGTAKDNCFIATAVYGQDAPETNALRAWRDRALTPSLLGRVFVKCYYELSPRVVPLLQRSARLTAVVRATLDWLVHRIEQRK, encoded by the coding sequence ATGACTTACCCAACTCTTGAACAGTACAACGAAGCGTTCCAGCATCCGCAACTGGCGCTTGCTGACCCTGATCTCAAGAAGGGGGCTATTGCGACGACCGGTCTCGGTTTGCCGCTTGCCCTGTGCGGGGGCTTCGCACTCACTTACACAGTCACGACCGGAGGTGCGAAATATGCGGTTCGCTGCTTCCACAAGCAATCGAATGCTCTTGAGAAGCGCTACAGCGCAATCTCTAACCGCCTCAAGTCCCTGCGTTCCCCGTACTTTCTGGACTTTGAGTTCCAGCCGCAGGGGGTTCGCGTCAATGGTAAGACTTTCCCCGTCGTCAAGATGGCATGGGCATCGGGTGATACCTTGGGCGAGTTTTTGGAGGCGCGCTATCGAAGCAAGAGCGACCTCCAGCAGCTAATTTCATCACTTCGCGCCCTAGCCACGTACCTCGAGGGCCAGAACATCGCACATGGCGATATTCAGCCTGGAAACGTAATGGTGTCAAACGGAGGTCGATCCATTCAGCTCATCGACTACGACGGAATGTTCGTCGATGACCTGCGGAGTCTTGGGAGCGCCGAACTCGGGCACCGAAATTTTCAGCACCCAAGACGAACTGGTAGTTCATGGGGCCCGCGGCTCGACCGCTTCTCCTTCATTGCACTTAATCTCGCGCTCCGAGTACTGGATGCCCATCCGGACTTGTGGACCAAGACCCAATCCGATGGCGATGCCATCCTGTTCAAGGCGAATGATTTTGCTGACCCAAGTCGGTCGGCCATTTTCAGCGATCTGTTTGGACGTCCCCAATTTGCCGAGGACGCAAAGAACTTTGCAGCCATCTGCCAAGCATCTTTCGACAAAATTCCAACGCTTGAGGACTTTCTCGGACGGAAAAACATCCCTCAAGTAGTCATTTCGGTATCACCGACCGCTCCGGTCGCCCCGGCGCAGTACATGTCGGCCTTCCCTGTGCTGAATGCCACGAACTATGCACTCTGTCTCCGACATGTGGGTGATCGCGTAGAACTGATAGGCCGAATCGTCGAAGTCAAACAGGATAAGACTCGTCATGGCAAGCCGTATGTCTTCATCAATTTCGGACCGTGGCAAGGCGAAATCGTCAAGATCAGCATCTGGTCCGAGGGCTTGAGAGCGCTTACACAACGCCCGGACCAAGGCTGGATTGGGAAATGGGTTAGTGTGGTTGGGCTAATGGAGCCTCCATATCGAAGCAGAAAGTACAAATACTCCCACCTGGCGATCAGCATTACGCAAGCAAATCAGCTTCATCTAATCACCGAATCGGAGGCCAGGTTCCGACTGTCTGGTACATCTACGCGATCAGTTGGCTCCACATCTCGCAGTAGCAACAAGGAGATCTTGGACGAAATACGCGGGACCACCAGAACCCCGTCTAGAGCCACAGTGCCCGGCCGAGCGCCAACAACTGCCAATCAGGCGGTGCTACAGGCGATGAAGGGTAGCCAACCAGCGCCAGCACCACGGACCCATGGGCGTTCGCCTGCATATACTCATTCGAGTGCATCCGGAAAATCAGGGACAGCAAAGGACAATTGCTTTATCGCAACGGCTGTTTATGGCCAGGACGCACCCGAAACCAATGCGCTACGCGCTTGGCGTGACAGAGCGCTGACGCCCTCGTTGTTGGGGCGCGTTTTTGTTAAGTGCTACTACGAATTGTCGCCACGGGTTGTCCCGCTCCTCCAGCGAAGCGCACGGCTTACCGCCGTTGTTCGAGCAACGCTGGATTGGCTAGTCCACAGGATTGAGCAGCGCAAATAG
- a CDS encoding VWA domain-containing protein produces MDVEGDLATAAIASPSHHIAMERTDSGLRVRLDKRAFLDRDFILTLASNKVQSSCIVIPDGDGHVALASLRIPQIPELERQPLALKLVIDCSGSMAGTSIAQARKAALAILDQLRSGDSFNITLFGSDYKHFFRTMVPASAHYITEAWNLIDGMDADMGGTEMEEALNGVFALKGDDATGIPNEQPTAQFAIDTPAGFVAALELELVGLVRQPKLPNRIDELAKCGLPEVIVANLRQLVAKGRDEAEVVAAFVYALSQSGIGDSFGRAFKRAILKDWKQVVPGREIDRVMSYALQEVARDNWNWQAEPFDQLAANLAETT; encoded by the coding sequence GTGGATGTCGAGGGCGACCTCGCCACGGCAGCCATTGCAAGCCCGAGCCATCATATCGCCATGGAGCGCACCGATAGCGGACTGCGCGTCCGTCTCGACAAGCGAGCTTTCCTTGATCGCGATTTCATCCTGACGCTTGCATCGAACAAGGTCCAGTCCTCCTGCATCGTCATTCCGGATGGCGATGGTCACGTCGCCCTGGCCTCTCTGCGGATTCCGCAAATTCCGGAATTGGAGCGCCAGCCCCTGGCACTGAAACTGGTCATCGATTGCTCCGGTTCTATGGCGGGCACCAGCATCGCCCAGGCCCGCAAGGCGGCTTTGGCCATCCTCGATCAGTTGCGTTCCGGCGACAGCTTCAACATCACCCTGTTCGGGTCGGACTACAAGCACTTCTTCCGGACCATGGTGCCGGCCTCGGCGCATTACATCACCGAGGCCTGGAACCTGATCGACGGGATGGATGCGGACATGGGCGGTACGGAGATGGAGGAGGCGCTCAATGGCGTCTTCGCGCTGAAAGGTGACGACGCCACGGGTATCCCCAATGAGCAACCCACGGCGCAATTTGCTATCGATACCCCGGCTGGTTTCGTGGCCGCTCTGGAATTGGAGCTTGTCGGCTTGGTTCGCCAACCGAAACTGCCGAACCGCATCGACGAACTGGCGAAGTGCGGGTTGCCGGAAGTGATCGTTGCCAACCTGCGTCAACTGGTCGCGAAGGGTCGCGATGAAGCGGAGGTGGTCGCGGCTTTCGTCTATGCCCTTAGCCAGTCGGGCATTGGCGATTCGTTCGGCCGCGCGTTCAAGCGTGCCATCCTCAAGGACTGGAAGCAGGTCGTGCCGGGGCGGGAGATTGATCGAGTCATGAGCTATGCGCTTCAGGAAGTTGCCAGGGACAACTGGAACTGGCAGGCCGAACCCTTCGATCAGCTTGCTGCCAACTTGGCTGAGACAACTTAG
- a CDS encoding VIT domain-containing protein, translated as MMPKNEEQLAILKDRQGRKVALKGVNAYARLQSLLAEVEVEQSYRNPWDTNIEAVYTFPLPFGAVLLGLEVEIAGKKLRGQVVEKKEAERRYENAVTDGDSAVMLEEAGPGLYTASLGNLMAGESAVIRYRYGLLLHWQGDRLRFLMPTTMRHATVMPGQPGCKPTRFPSRPSMSSIPSN; from the coding sequence ATGATGCCGAAGAATGAAGAACAACTGGCCATCCTCAAGGACAGGCAGGGACGCAAAGTTGCCCTGAAGGGGGTCAATGCCTATGCCCGGCTCCAGAGCCTGCTGGCCGAAGTCGAGGTCGAACAGTCGTACCGGAATCCCTGGGACACCAACATCGAGGCGGTCTACACTTTCCCACTGCCCTTCGGTGCGGTGCTGCTTGGCCTTGAGGTCGAGATCGCCGGCAAGAAACTAAGGGGCCAAGTGGTCGAGAAGAAAGAGGCCGAACGGCGCTACGAGAATGCCGTCACCGACGGCGACAGCGCCGTGATGCTCGAGGAAGCCGGTCCCGGCCTCTACACCGCCAGCCTGGGCAACCTGATGGCCGGGGAATCGGCGGTGATCCGCTACCGCTACGGTTTGCTGCTCCACTGGCAGGGTGACCGACTGCGCTTCCTGATGCCGACCACCATGCGCCACGCTACGGTGATGCCGGGGCAGCCGGGCTGCAAGCCCACCAGGTTCCCGAGTCGGCCCTCGATGTCGAGTATCCCCTCGAACTGA
- a CDS encoding helix-turn-helix domain-containing protein, producing the protein MNNDSRYSIDELAALAELPRRTVRYYVQQGLLDRPVGEKRAAYYTNRHLEQLLTIRKWQHAGLSLERIREILAGSGEAGLPPPRPRGPGTVEVWSHLVVADGLEVTLEPSRAGLSPEQVRAFFRGVNALYEQTRQEGQDDAEE; encoded by the coding sequence ATGAACAACGACTCCCGTTACTCCATCGACGAACTGGCCGCGCTGGCCGAACTACCCCGGCGGACGGTGCGTTACTACGTGCAGCAAGGATTGCTCGACCGCCCCGTCGGCGAAAAGCGCGCGGCCTATTACACGAACCGTCACTTGGAGCAGCTGCTGACGATCAGGAAGTGGCAGCACGCCGGACTATCCCTAGAACGGATCCGCGAGATTCTGGCCGGATCTGGGGAAGCCGGTCTGCCGCCACCACGTCCTCGTGGGCCGGGCACGGTCGAGGTCTGGAGCCACCTGGTGGTAGCCGACGGGCTTGAAGTGACGCTGGAGCCTTCGCGGGCGGGACTGAGCCCGGAGCAGGTGAGGGCTTTCTTCCGGGGCGTGAATGCCCTTTACGAACAGACCAGACAGGAAGGACAAGATGATGCCGAAGAATGA
- a CDS encoding Fic family protein has product MNSGEYKYIWQASDWPNWRFDLAALAGPMAEVSRAQGLLMGRLADVGMALRDQASLAALTEDVVKTSEIEGEQLNVESVRSSIARRLGVDIGALAPVDRHVEGVVEMVLDATANCQALVSRERLFGWHAALFPTGYSGLSKINVGGWRDDATGPMQVVSGPIGRQRVHFEAPPADRLEDETSRFLDWLNSTSNEPPLLKAGLGHLWFVTLHPFDDGNGRIARAIGDLLLARADGSPQRFYSLSAQIQRERKAYYDILKRTQKRSMDVTEWLAWFLDTLHRAVDQAQHTLDAVLTKARFWQRWATTPLNERQVKLLNKLLDGFEGKLTSSKWASIAKCSPDTALRDINDLLTRGVLRKSDAGGRSTSYELNDLPE; this is encoded by the coding sequence ATGAATAGCGGCGAATACAAATACATCTGGCAGGCCAGTGACTGGCCGAACTGGCGCTTCGACCTGGCGGCGTTGGCTGGCCCCATGGCCGAAGTCAGTCGTGCCCAGGGATTATTGATGGGGCGCCTGGCCGACGTCGGCATGGCCTTGCGTGACCAGGCGAGCCTCGCTGCGCTCACCGAGGACGTGGTCAAGACCAGCGAGATCGAAGGTGAGCAGCTCAACGTCGAGTCCGTGCGCTCGTCCATCGCCCGCAGGCTGGGTGTGGACATCGGCGCACTCGCTCCGGTCGATCGCCACGTCGAAGGCGTGGTCGAGATGGTGCTCGATGCCACCGCCAACTGCCAGGCACTGGTGTCGCGTGAGCGTCTGTTCGGCTGGCATGCCGCACTGTTTCCTACCGGCTATTCTGGGCTCTCCAAGATCAACGTCGGCGGCTGGCGCGACGATGCCACCGGCCCGATGCAGGTGGTGTCCGGCCCCATTGGCCGGCAGCGTGTGCATTTCGAAGCGCCGCCGGCTGATCGCCTCGAAGACGAAACCAGCCGCTTCCTCGACTGGTTGAATAGCACATCGAACGAACCGCCGCTGCTCAAGGCCGGGCTTGGCCACCTGTGGTTCGTCACCTTGCACCCGTTCGACGACGGCAATGGCCGTATCGCCCGAGCCATTGGCGATCTGCTGCTGGCGCGTGCCGATGGCAGCCCGCAACGCTTCTACAGTTTGTCGGCGCAGATCCAGCGCGAACGCAAGGCTTACTACGACATCCTGAAGCGGACCCAGAAGCGGTCGATGGATGTCACCGAGTGGCTCGCGTGGTTCCTCGACACGCTTCATCGTGCCGTCGACCAGGCCCAGCACACGCTGGACGCCGTTCTGACGAAAGCGCGATTCTGGCAGCGCTGGGCGACCACGCCCTTGAACGAGCGACAGGTGAAGTTGCTGAACAAGCTGCTCGACGGGTTCGAGGGCAAGCTCACCAGCAGCAAGTGGGCGTCTATCGCCAAGTGCTCGCCGGACACGGCACTGCGCGACATCAACGATCTGCTGACGCGGGGCGTGCTGCGCAAATCGGATGCGGGCGGGCGTAGCACTAGCTACGAGCTGAACGATCTGCCGGAGTAG
- a CDS encoding IS5 family transposase — protein MQLTFGDAEDLGQRKRTRRELFLAEMEQVVPWKALLGLIEPHYPKPGRPGRQPYPLATMLRIHFLQQWYALSDPAMEEALYDTPVMRRFARLGGLDTVPDETTILNFRRLLEQHGLAAKMLTKVNAKLADKGMSLRGGTIVDATIIAAPSSTKNSSGTRDPEMHQTKKGNQWYFGMKAHIGVDDDSGLVHHVECTAANVADVTQVHKLLHGKEDTICGDSGYTGADKREELDGVSAGFWIAARPSTIKAIKTKRARGHAERWEHFKASLRAKVEHPFRVLKRQFGYTKVRYRGLAKNTSQVLTLFALSNLWMARRQLLCPVG, from the coding sequence ATGCAGCTGACGTTCGGTGATGCGGAGGATCTGGGCCAGCGCAAGCGTACGCGGCGCGAGCTGTTCTTGGCCGAGATGGAGCAGGTGGTGCCGTGGAAAGCGCTGCTGGGGCTGATCGAGCCGCACTACCCGAAGCCTGGCCGGCCGGGCCGGCAGCCCTATCCGCTGGCGACGATGCTGCGGATCCACTTCCTGCAGCAGTGGTACGCGCTGAGCGATCCGGCGATGGAAGAGGCGCTGTACGACACCCCGGTGATGCGCCGTTTCGCACGGCTGGGCGGGTTGGATACGGTGCCGGACGAGACCACGATCCTCAACTTCCGCCGATTGTTGGAGCAGCACGGACTGGCGGCGAAGATGCTGACCAAGGTCAACGCGAAGCTGGCAGACAAGGGCATGAGCCTGCGCGGTGGCACGATCGTCGATGCCACCATCATCGCCGCGCCCAGTTCGACCAAGAACAGCAGCGGGACGCGGGATCCGGAGATGCACCAGACGAAGAAGGGCAATCAGTGGTACTTCGGGATGAAGGCGCACATCGGCGTGGATGACGACTCCGGCCTGGTGCACCACGTCGAATGCACGGCCGCGAATGTGGCCGACGTGACCCAGGTGCACAAGCTGCTGCACGGCAAGGAAGACACGATCTGCGGCGACAGCGGCTACACCGGCGCGGACAAGCGCGAGGAGCTGGACGGGGTGAGTGCCGGCTTCTGGATCGCGGCCAGGCCTTCGACGATCAAGGCGATCAAGACCAAGCGCGCGCGTGGCCATGCCGAGCGCTGGGAGCACTTCAAGGCCAGCCTGCGGGCCAAGGTCGAGCATCCGTTTCGGGTGCTGAAGCGCCAGTTCGGCTACACCAAGGTGCGCTACCGCGGGCTGGCGAAGAACACCTCGCAGGTGTTGACGCTGTTTGCGCTGTCCAACCTGTGGATGGCGCGGCGGCAGTTGTTGTGCCCCGTGGGATAA
- a CDS encoding helix-turn-helix transcriptional regulator has translation MFRPSLERWRSAGIGPKFLKLCGRVLYRQADIEAYEESCLATSTKTVTTQVSAGWDVPFRR, from the coding sequence TTGTTCAGACCTTCCCTAGAGCGCTGGCGCAGCGCGGGGATCGGCCCCAAATTTCTGAAGCTCTGCGGGCGGGTGCTCTACCGGCAGGCCGACATCGAGGCCTACGAGGAGTCATGCTTGGCGACCTCGACCAAGACGGTCACGACGCAGGTCAGTGCTGGCTGGGATGTTCCTTTTCGTCGGTAG
- a CDS encoding DNA methyltransferase: MSTAQTALNGICPYFTMFPLDFPLNILKRRAQAGDVVLDPFCGRGTTNFAARLVGLRSLGVDSSPVAAAITASKLATTTVDDILAEARRILTEREARHIPTSEFWQWAFHPTVLDALCRFREAFLEDCTTDARIALRGIVLGALHGPKQKTFPSYFSNQCPRTYAPKPAYATRFWQGRGLVPDPIDVLAVIERRAKRYYGTFSDITGAVRLADSREADALQPETPDTRFDWVITSPPYYGMRTYIPDQWLRNWFVGGPDAVDYTNRDQVVHSSPEDFAADLRQVWRNAENVCAEDAKMVIRFGGITDRRADPLDLIKSSLSNSGWRITTIREAGSATEGKRQADAFLRTKSKPMVEYDVWATRQ, translated from the coding sequence GTGTCCACCGCACAAACGGCTCTGAACGGAATTTGCCCCTACTTCACAATGTTCCCGCTCGACTTTCCGCTCAACATCCTGAAGCGGAGAGCACAGGCAGGTGATGTAGTGCTTGATCCTTTCTGCGGCCGGGGCACCACCAATTTCGCTGCACGACTTGTCGGCCTCCGTTCCCTTGGGGTGGACTCCAGTCCGGTTGCTGCAGCCATCACGGCCTCCAAGCTCGCAACGACCACCGTTGATGACATCCTTGCCGAGGCACGCAGGATTCTGACCGAACGTGAAGCGCGCCACATCCCGACCAGCGAGTTCTGGCAATGGGCGTTTCACCCGACCGTGCTGGACGCGCTGTGTCGATTCCGGGAGGCATTCCTGGAGGACTGCACTACGGATGCCCGCATCGCGCTCCGCGGCATCGTCCTGGGTGCGCTGCATGGCCCGAAGCAGAAGACCTTCCCGAGCTACTTCTCCAACCAATGCCCCCGCACCTACGCCCCCAAGCCTGCCTATGCGACACGCTTCTGGCAGGGGCGAGGGCTTGTGCCTGATCCTATTGATGTCTTGGCCGTGATCGAACGGCGGGCGAAACGCTACTACGGAACGTTTTCCGACATCACGGGAGCCGTGCGATTGGCGGACAGCCGAGAGGCCGATGCGCTCCAGCCCGAAACCCCGGACACTCGGTTCGACTGGGTGATCACCTCACCCCCGTACTACGGCATGCGGACCTACATCCCCGACCAGTGGCTCCGCAACTGGTTCGTGGGTGGCCCCGACGCTGTCGACTACACCAACCGCGATCAGGTCGTTCATTCGAGCCCTGAGGACTTTGCAGCCGATCTGCGTCAGGTATGGCGCAACGCGGAGAACGTGTGCGCGGAAGATGCCAAGATGGTCATCCGGTTCGGCGGCATCACAGACAGGCGCGCCGACCCGCTCGACCTCATCAAGAGCTCCCTCAGTAACAGCGGCTGGCGTATCACCACCATCAGGGAGGCTGGGTCTGCCACAGAGGGCAAGCGCCAGGCGGATGCCTTCCTGCGCACCAAGTCCAAGCCGATGGTCGAGTACGACGTTTGGGCGACCAGGCAATAG
- a CDS encoding ATP-binding protein — MAEIQLFPREQVVGIFRGFQQGGMEFHADLVLPYRNEFQNIPMHGQFLLVQLETPDEAVLGRIASFSSEGKLSFGSGEEFNIRAVREDRPIPEDLREQYLKYRVNIRVLGVLRRNGKGLTFVPSHRRLPHVGSKVAFPNDDVLREIAGHNIDGAPIGHLAFGEYIYAAGSKSLQAQEWMQVVDPEVLVRFPIESLVSRRSFIFARAGFGKSNLNKLLFSKLYETTPFVTKRAGKQVPVGTVIFDPDGEYFWPDDKGRPGLCDVPALEDKVVVFTDRKNPSPFYQSFVAGGIKLDIRRLRPGDVISIALGPERQEQQNVRKLRGLPQERWEKLVNLIDETGNSTPLEDVAKLLDLEYPKQDAEALAARANMTSIVRMLHDKSSQLMDMLVHALSEGKLCVIDVSQMRGGQSLVLSGLILRRIFDRNQQEFTAADPKTIPTIAVVEEAQSVLNESAPAAEPYIAWVKEGRKYDLGALLITQQPGSIPVEILSQGDNWFIFHLLSAADLTSLKRANAHFSDDLLSSLLNEPIPGQGVFWSSVGGKPYPVSLRALSFEKMFSMRDHDYNQPAGHTYAQTLRSTFSGMRQIATTARVPEAEGAGTLFPAEAEHEEAEPVDVMANIEQRAIDALRADAKLIAKIESTDGAAWGSIKAFFLDQLPEHLDDRDTLAFRLVKKALDHFYGPQDQGWEQYRHPTRNTAYVRKRS; from the coding sequence ATGGCAGAAATCCAACTTTTTCCCAGGGAACAGGTCGTCGGCATCTTCCGGGGCTTCCAGCAAGGAGGCATGGAGTTCCACGCCGACCTGGTGTTGCCGTACCGGAACGAGTTCCAAAACATCCCGATGCATGGGCAGTTCCTCCTCGTCCAATTGGAGACGCCCGATGAGGCCGTGCTGGGACGCATCGCCTCCTTCTCCTCGGAGGGCAAGCTGTCCTTCGGCTCCGGCGAGGAATTCAATATCCGCGCGGTCCGCGAGGATAGGCCGATTCCCGAAGATCTGCGTGAGCAGTACCTGAAATACCGGGTGAACATCCGTGTTCTCGGTGTGCTGCGGCGAAATGGCAAAGGGCTGACCTTCGTTCCCTCGCATCGCCGGCTCCCCCATGTTGGCAGCAAGGTGGCTTTTCCGAACGACGACGTGCTGCGCGAGATCGCCGGTCACAACATCGATGGGGCGCCCATCGGCCATCTGGCCTTCGGCGAGTACATCTACGCCGCGGGCAGCAAATCACTCCAGGCGCAAGAATGGATGCAGGTGGTCGATCCCGAGGTATTGGTCCGCTTCCCGATCGAATCACTGGTGTCTCGCCGCAGCTTCATCTTTGCCAGAGCGGGCTTCGGTAAATCCAATCTCAACAAGCTGCTCTTCTCGAAGCTCTACGAGACGACGCCCTTCGTCACCAAGCGCGCCGGCAAGCAGGTCCCCGTGGGCACGGTGATCTTCGATCCAGATGGCGAATATTTCTGGCCTGATGACAAGGGCCGTCCGGGGCTGTGCGATGTCCCCGCTCTGGAGGACAAGGTTGTCGTCTTCACCGACAGGAAAAATCCGAGTCCTTTCTACCAGTCGTTCGTGGCTGGGGGCATCAAGCTGGATATTCGCCGCCTACGCCCAGGAGACGTGATTTCGATCGCGCTCGGGCCAGAACGTCAGGAACAGCAGAACGTCCGGAAACTTCGAGGCCTGCCCCAGGAGCGCTGGGAGAAGCTCGTAAATCTCATTGATGAAACCGGCAACTCAACGCCATTGGAGGATGTTGCCAAGCTGCTAGACCTTGAATACCCAAAGCAGGACGCCGAGGCTCTGGCCGCCCGGGCCAATATGACATCGATTGTCCGGATGCTGCACGACAAGAGCAGCCAACTCATGGACATGCTGGTTCACGCGCTCTCCGAGGGAAAGTTGTGTGTCATTGACGTTTCCCAGATGCGCGGCGGCCAGTCACTGGTGCTCTCGGGTCTGATCCTTCGCCGCATTTTCGATCGAAACCAGCAGGAATTCACCGCGGCCGATCCAAAGACGATCCCAACGATCGCAGTCGTCGAAGAGGCCCAATCGGTGCTGAACGAAAGCGCACCGGCTGCCGAGCCGTACATCGCCTGGGTGAAGGAAGGTCGGAAGTACGATCTGGGCGCGCTGCTGATCACCCAGCAGCCGGGCAGCATTCCTGTCGAGATCCTCAGCCAGGGCGACAACTGGTTCATCTTCCACCTGTTGTCCGCGGCGGATCTCACGTCCCTGAAAAGAGCCAACGCCCATTTCAGTGACGATTTGTTGAGCTCGCTACTCAACGAGCCCATTCCAGGCCAGGGTGTGTTTTGGAGCTCGGTGGGAGGCAAGCCCTATCCAGTCAGCCTCCGCGCCCTGTCGTTCGAGAAGATGTTCTCGATGCGGGACCATGACTACAACCAGCCAGCCGGTCACACCTACGCCCAAACGCTGCGCAGCACCTTCTCCGGGATGAGGCAGATCGCGACGACAGCGCGCGTTCCCGAAGCCGAGGGCGCAGGCACTTTGTTTCCTGCAGAGGCCGAACACGAAGAAGCCGAGCCGGTGGACGTCATGGCAAACATCGAGCAGCGGGCAATCGACGCCCTGCGGGCCGATGCCAAGCTGATCGCAAAAATCGAATCCACCGATGGAGCCGCATGGGGCTCCATCAAGGCATTCTTCCTCGATCAACTGCCCGAGCACTTGGATGACAGGGATACCCTGGCCTTCCGGCTGGTGAAGAAGGCGCTTGACCATTTCTATGGCCCACAAGACCAGGGGTGGGAGCAATACCGCCATCCGACCCGCAACACTGCCTACGTCAGAAAGAGGAGCTAG
- the mads1 gene encoding methylation-associated defense system helix-turn-helix domain-containing protein MAD1 produces MKDDTGEIFTLDEVAAYLKVGKRTVYRLAAAKKIPAFKVGGTWRFRRQEIDQWIKRQTAEAQSDDGPGGPHGRNG; encoded by the coding sequence ATGAAAGACGACACTGGAGAGATATTCACGCTCGACGAAGTAGCTGCCTACCTCAAGGTGGGCAAGCGCACGGTCTATCGCTTGGCGGCGGCTAAGAAGATCCCCGCATTCAAAGTTGGTGGCACTTGGCGATTCCGGCGCCAGGAAATCGACCAGTGGATCAAGAGGCAGACGGCGGAAGCCCAGAGCGATGATGGTCCTGGCGGACCTCATGGCAGGAATGGGTAA